A stretch of Mauremys reevesii isolate NIE-2019 linkage group 25, ASM1616193v1, whole genome shotgun sequence DNA encodes these proteins:
- the ZNF653 gene encoding zinc finger protein 653 isoform X1, producing MPSAQSAEHARRRLMRLFWRSSEEGAETGSGSRAVDVTAPAPGSSESPNNGLLGAASGLGMSEAQRGPAPAPAAEEEEAEEEEAGPGAGEAEAGAGGRKARGRPRLTESDRARRRLESRKKYDVRRVYLGEAHGPWVDLRRRSGWSDAKLAAYLLGLERGQRAGRRRKPWEQIPKKPKRKKRRRRNVNCLKNMVIWYEDHKNRCPYEPHLSELDPTFGLYTTAVWQCEAGHRYFQDLHSPLKPLSDSENESDDAGNGVGAGSSDSSEESSSSGSEEQPESRQAKAQQHPPPSAAEGGSSSGLITQDGIHIPFEHHIENLTAEQGAAMCHNPPLNGPESMETVVCVPMPVQVGASHGTLFENVTQETLGEVVASCPVQGMMQGSQVIIIAGPGYDALTAEGIQLNVTSSGGEEMPCAMIEGVAAYTQTEPENMQPHGGEPVESGECIETKTEKEDLYGLKKEELQPPLEIEMPEELEPAQENTEPEPEEMDGSDMSAIIYEIPKEPEKRRRSRRGRVMDADGMLEMFHCPYEGCSQVYVALSSFQNHVNLVHRKGKTKVCPHPGCGKKFYLSNHLRRHMIIHSGVREFTCETCGKSFKRKNHLEVHRRTHTGETPLQCEICGYQCRQRASLNWHMKKHTSDVQYNFTCEHCGKRFEKMDSVKFHKLKSHPDHKAT from the exons ATGCCTAGCGCTCAATCAGCTGAGCACGCGCGCCGCCGACTGATGCGACTTTTCTGGCGGAGCAGCGAGGAGGGGGCGGAAACAGGAAGCGGGTCGCGGGCCGTTGACGTCACTGCCCCCGCGCCGGGCTCCTCCGAGTCCCCCAACAACGGGCTGCTCGGCGCGGCCAGCGGGCTGGGCATGAGCGAGGCGCAGcggggcccggccccggccccggccgcggaggaggaggaggccgaggaggaggaggcggggcccgGCGCGGGGGAGGCGGAGGCCGGGGCCGGCGGCCGCAAGGCCCGGGGGCGGCCCCGCCTGACCGAGTCCGACCGGGCCCGGCGCCGCCTCGAGTCCCGCAAGAAGTACGACGTGCGGCGGGTCTACCTGGGCGAGGCGCACGGGCCCTGGGTGGATCTGCGGCGGCGCAGCGGCTGGAGCGACGCCAAGCTGGCGGCCTATCTGCTGGGGCTGGAGCGGGGGCAGCGCGCGGGGCGCC GCAGGAAACCGTGGGAGCAAATCCCTAAAAAGCCAAAACGAAAGAAAA gAAGGAGGCGGAACGTCAACTGCCTGAAGAACATGGTGATCTGGTACGAGGACCACAAGAACCGCTGCCCCTACGAGCCCCACCTGTCGGAGCTGGACCCCACCTTCGGGCTGTACACCACGGCCGTGTGGCAGTGTGAGGCCGGGCACCGCTACTTCCAGGACCTGCACTCCCCGCTGAAGCCGCTCAGCGACTCTGAGAACGAGAGTGACGATG ctggCAACGGCGTGGGGGCCGGAAGCTCGGACTCCTCCGAGGAGAGCTCCAGCTCGGGCTCGGAGGAGCAGCCCGAGAGCCGTCAGGCCAAGGCCCAGCAGCATCCGCCCCCGTCGGCCGCGGAAGGCGGGAGCAGCAGCGGCCTCATCACGCAGGACGGCATCCACATCCCGTTCGAGCACCACATCGAGAACCTGACGGCCGAGCAGGGCGCCGCCATGTGCCACAACCCGCCTCTCAACGGCCCGGAGAGCATGGAGACCGTGGTGTGCGTCCCCATGCCCGTCCAGGTGGGCGCCAGCCACGGGACTCTCTTTGAGAACGTGACGCAGGAGACGCTCGGGGAGGTGGTGGCCAGCTGCCCCGTGCAGGGCATGATGCAGGGCTCCCAGGTGATCATCATCGCCGGGCCCGGCTACGACGCCCTGACGGCCGAGGGCATCCAGCTCAACGTCACCAGCAGCGGGGGCGAGGAGATGCCCTGCGCCATGATCGAGGGCGTCGCCGCCTACACCCAGACGGAGCCGGAGAACATGCAGCCCCACGGCGGGGAGCCGGTGGAGAGTGGGGAGTGCATTGAAACCAAAACAG AAAAAGAAGACCTTTATGGGCTCAAGAAGGAGGAGCTGCAGCCCCCCCTGGAAATAGAGATGCCGGAAGAGCTGGAGCCGGCCCAAGAGAACACGGAGCCGGAGCCCGAGGAGATGGACGGCAGTGACATGTCGGCCATCATCTACGAGATTCCGAAGGAACCGGAGAA GAGGCGGCGGAGCAGGCGGGGCCGCGTGATGGATGCTGACGGCATGCTGGAAATGTTCCACTGCCCGTATGAAGGATGCAGCCAGGTCTACGTAGCACTTAGTAGCTTTCAG AATCACGTCAACCTCGTCCACCGGAAAGGGAAGACAAAAGTGTGTCCCCACCCGGGCTGCGGCAAGAAGTTCTACCTGTCCAACCACCTCCGCAGACACATGATCATTCACTCAG GCGTCCGTGAATTCACCTGTGAAACCTGCGGGAAATCTTTCAAGCGGAAGAATCACCTGGAGGTGCATCGCCGGACGCACACGGGAGAGACGCCCCTCCA gtgcgaGATCTGTGGGTACCAGTGCCGCCAGAGAGCGTCTCTCAACTGGCACATGAAGAAGCACACCTCGGACGTCCAGTACAACTTCACCTGCGAGCACTGCGGCAAGCGCTTCGAAAAGATGGACAGCGTCAAATTCCACAAGCTAAAGAGCCACCCGGATCACAAGGCCACGTGA
- the ZNF653 gene encoding zinc finger protein 653 isoform X2, translating to MPSAQSAEHARRRLMRLFWRSSEEGAETGSGSRAVDVTAPAPGSSESPNNGLLGAASGLGMSEAQRGPAPAPAAEEEEAEEEEAGPGAGEAEAGAGGRKARGRPRLTESDRARRRLESRKKKPWEQIPKKPKRKKRRRRNVNCLKNMVIWYEDHKNRCPYEPHLSELDPTFGLYTTAVWQCEAGHRYFQDLHSPLKPLSDSENESDDAGNGVGAGSSDSSEESSSSGSEEQPESRQAKAQQHPPPSAAEGGSSSGLITQDGIHIPFEHHIENLTAEQGAAMCHNPPLNGPESMETVVCVPMPVQVGASHGTLFENVTQETLGEVVASCPVQGMMQGSQVIIIAGPGYDALTAEGIQLNVTSSGGEEMPCAMIEGVAAYTQTEPENMQPHGGEPVESGECIETKTEKEDLYGLKKEELQPPLEIEMPEELEPAQENTEPEPEEMDGSDMSAIIYEIPKEPEKRRRSRRGRVMDADGMLEMFHCPYEGCSQVYVALSSFQNHVNLVHRKGKTKVCPHPGCGKKFYLSNHLRRHMIIHSGVREFTCETCGKSFKRKNHLEVHRRTHTGETPLQCEICGYQCRQRASLNWHMKKHTSDVQYNFTCEHCGKRFEKMDSVKFHKLKSHPDHKAT from the exons ATGCCTAGCGCTCAATCAGCTGAGCACGCGCGCCGCCGACTGATGCGACTTTTCTGGCGGAGCAGCGAGGAGGGGGCGGAAACAGGAAGCGGGTCGCGGGCCGTTGACGTCACTGCCCCCGCGCCGGGCTCCTCCGAGTCCCCCAACAACGGGCTGCTCGGCGCGGCCAGCGGGCTGGGCATGAGCGAGGCGCAGcggggcccggccccggccccggccgcggaggaggaggaggccgaggaggaggaggcggggcccgGCGCGGGGGAGGCGGAGGCCGGGGCCGGCGGCCGCAAGGCCCGGGGGCGGCCCCGCCTGACCGAGTCCGACCGGGCCCGGCGCCGCCTCGAGTCCCGCAAGAA GAAACCGTGGGAGCAAATCCCTAAAAAGCCAAAACGAAAGAAAA gAAGGAGGCGGAACGTCAACTGCCTGAAGAACATGGTGATCTGGTACGAGGACCACAAGAACCGCTGCCCCTACGAGCCCCACCTGTCGGAGCTGGACCCCACCTTCGGGCTGTACACCACGGCCGTGTGGCAGTGTGAGGCCGGGCACCGCTACTTCCAGGACCTGCACTCCCCGCTGAAGCCGCTCAGCGACTCTGAGAACGAGAGTGACGATG ctggCAACGGCGTGGGGGCCGGAAGCTCGGACTCCTCCGAGGAGAGCTCCAGCTCGGGCTCGGAGGAGCAGCCCGAGAGCCGTCAGGCCAAGGCCCAGCAGCATCCGCCCCCGTCGGCCGCGGAAGGCGGGAGCAGCAGCGGCCTCATCACGCAGGACGGCATCCACATCCCGTTCGAGCACCACATCGAGAACCTGACGGCCGAGCAGGGCGCCGCCATGTGCCACAACCCGCCTCTCAACGGCCCGGAGAGCATGGAGACCGTGGTGTGCGTCCCCATGCCCGTCCAGGTGGGCGCCAGCCACGGGACTCTCTTTGAGAACGTGACGCAGGAGACGCTCGGGGAGGTGGTGGCCAGCTGCCCCGTGCAGGGCATGATGCAGGGCTCCCAGGTGATCATCATCGCCGGGCCCGGCTACGACGCCCTGACGGCCGAGGGCATCCAGCTCAACGTCACCAGCAGCGGGGGCGAGGAGATGCCCTGCGCCATGATCGAGGGCGTCGCCGCCTACACCCAGACGGAGCCGGAGAACATGCAGCCCCACGGCGGGGAGCCGGTGGAGAGTGGGGAGTGCATTGAAACCAAAACAG AAAAAGAAGACCTTTATGGGCTCAAGAAGGAGGAGCTGCAGCCCCCCCTGGAAATAGAGATGCCGGAAGAGCTGGAGCCGGCCCAAGAGAACACGGAGCCGGAGCCCGAGGAGATGGACGGCAGTGACATGTCGGCCATCATCTACGAGATTCCGAAGGAACCGGAGAA GAGGCGGCGGAGCAGGCGGGGCCGCGTGATGGATGCTGACGGCATGCTGGAAATGTTCCACTGCCCGTATGAAGGATGCAGCCAGGTCTACGTAGCACTTAGTAGCTTTCAG AATCACGTCAACCTCGTCCACCGGAAAGGGAAGACAAAAGTGTGTCCCCACCCGGGCTGCGGCAAGAAGTTCTACCTGTCCAACCACCTCCGCAGACACATGATCATTCACTCAG GCGTCCGTGAATTCACCTGTGAAACCTGCGGGAAATCTTTCAAGCGGAAGAATCACCTGGAGGTGCATCGCCGGACGCACACGGGAGAGACGCCCCTCCA gtgcgaGATCTGTGGGTACCAGTGCCGCCAGAGAGCGTCTCTCAACTGGCACATGAAGAAGCACACCTCGGACGTCCAGTACAACTTCACCTGCGAGCACTGCGGCAAGCGCTTCGAAAAGATGGACAGCGTCAAATTCCACAAGCTAAAGAGCCACCCGGATCACAAGGCCACGTGA